A region from the Branchiostoma floridae strain S238N-H82 chromosome 9, Bfl_VNyyK, whole genome shotgun sequence genome encodes:
- the LOC118422161 gene encoding SWI/SNF-related matrix-associated actin-dependent regulator of chromatin subfamily A containing DEAD/H box 1-like, producing MSLQMTLDRFRFHKKGKPGQDQGEGSDSRPCTPENLIDVDCIPETPQSQQPSPASPVFIAAKKKPRNHAAVVVSDDESSDNDAADEDDEEDKTTLPVAGRPSSSTSGYCSNGEGGAVARETEDKVSHLQEIFPEQSREELLEVILDTSCLESAVAAAFKLSYKKEKTTKKQCTPLKKTEGNTEGSRKKASVSAKLRKFRFDVPVDLTEEGASSSSQGLSDSTPMKEEKCDSPGTPIKHGSKLRKLRVAVFDESDEEGDKKTDGDSEPSNHKLKSSTLTRPSSPNSVLRCIRIEDRNEKDSPRETQDSDVTEIDSQAREMLVGELQEFFPDMPKEDIVAALEAENWDQEAAASSLSYRMEKDQEVNERPSRRKQKLNPRKEPPAETVAGTSKQKKKPKPSTKKPKYADSDDDDDGDAYGSDDDLDDSFGEDDEDAEDMPSEKQVALLSLFSESTLEELMTVPGCSKKKAEVIMAARPFKNWKNIVDKFSTTAGLSLTILWSGQVLLKERQVIKRLMDQCHKISKAHQRIVTSQMGRSLEHEDDEGDIQLTEQPGNVNQSMQLKPYQLVGLNWLALLHSQGTNGILADEMGLGKTAQAISFLAYLLEQGDDGPHLIIVPSSTLDNWVRELAQWCPDLKVLIYYGSQMDRQAMRDDILEGVEDFHVLVTTYQCCVGSATDRTLFNKKVAFHYAILDEGHMLKNMQTQRYQQLLRIRSERRLLLTGTPIQNNLLELMSLLNFIMPDMFSARTTELRRMFASVSKGKSESKFQRERIEHAKRIMQPFVLRRLKRDVLTQLPKKHEQVEHCPMTDKQVELYADLKAKLSRSLKTEDGSSTFSGAMMQLRKMANHPLLHRTYYTLDTLRDMSKLMLKEPTHHDANADLIFEDMEVMSDFELNNLCKMYASLNEYTLPPDLLLDSGKFRLLDRLLPEMAERGDRVLLFSQLTMMLDIVEPYLKRRKYKYVRLDGQTPVTES from the exons ATGAGCCTACAGATGACACTGGATCGGTTCCGCTTCCACAAGAAGGGCAAACCGGGCCAAGACCAGGGAGAGGGTTCGGACAGCCGGCCATGCACTCCTGAAAACTTGATAG ACGTGGATTGTATCCCAGAGACCCCTCAGTCCCAGCAGCCCAGTCCAGCCAGCCCTGTTTTCATTGCAGCCAAGAAGAAGCCAAG GAACCATGCAGCTGTTGTGGTTTCTGATGATGAGTCCAGTGACAATGATGCtgctgatgaagatgatgaggaAGATAAGACAACACTGCCAGTTGCAGGGCGACCTTCCAGCTCAACTTCAGGATACTGCTCCAATGGTGAGGGTGGGGCTGTTGCCAGGGAAACAGAGGACAAAGTCTCACACCTGCAGGAAATCTTCCCTGAACAGTCTAGGGAGGAACTGTTGGAG GTCATCCTGGATACATCATGTCTGGAGTCTGCAGTGGCTGCTGCATTCAAACT CTCCTACAAGAAGGAAAAGACAAC CAAGAAGCAGTGTACCCCCCTCAAAAAAACAGAAGGAAACACTGAGGGAAGTAGGAAGAAAGCCAGTGTCTCTGCCAAACTCAGGAAGTTCAGATTTGACGTACCAGTAGATTTGACAGAAGAGGGTGCAAGTAGCAGCTCTCAGGGACTATCTGACTCAACTCCAATGAAGGAAGAAAAGTGTGATAGTCCTGGCACCCCAATTAAACATGGATCAAAGCTACGGAAGTTGCGTGTGGCTGTCTTTGACGAAAGCGACGAGGAAGGAGATAAGAAGACAGACGGGGATTCAGAACCCTCCAATCATAAACTTAAGTCATCAACACTGACCAGGCCGAGTAGCCCAAACTCTGTTTTGCGCTGTATACGTATTGAAGACAGGAATGAGAAAGACAGCCCTAGGGAGACACAGGACTCGGATGTGACAGAGATTGACAGCCAGGCCAGGGAGATGCTGGTGGGAGAGTTACAGGAGTTCTTCCCAGATATGCCTAAGGAG GACATTGTTGCAGCTCTGGAAGCAGAGAACTGGGACCAGGAGGCAGCAGCCAGCAGTTTGTCGTATAGGATGGAAAAAGACCAAGAAGTTAATG AACGCCCAAGTAGAAGAAAACAGAAACTGAACCCAAGAAAGGAGCCTCCTGCAGAAACAGTAGCAGGGACTagtaaacaaaagaagaagCCAAAGCCAAG CACGAAGAAGCCTAAGTATGCAgattctgatgatgatgatgatggtgatgctTATGGTTCAGATGATGACTTAGATGACAGTTTTGGGGAGGATGATGAAGATGCAGAGGACATGCCTTCAGAGAAACAG gtggcgctgctgtcCCTGTTCAGCGAGTCTACGCTGGAGGAGCTGATGACCGTTCCTGGCTGCTCCAAGAAGAAAGCTGAGGTCATCATGGCTGCTCGGCCTTTCAAGAACTGGAAAAACATT GTTGATAAGTTCAGTACGACTGCAGGGTTGAGCTTGACCATCCTGTGGAGCGGTCAGGTGCTGCTGAAGGAGAGACAGGTTATCAAACGACTCATGGACCAGTGTCACAAGATCTCCAAG GCCCACCAGCGGATTGTGACGTCCCAGATGGGGCGGAGCCTGGAGCATGAGGATGACGAGGGGGACATCCAGCTAACGGAACAGCCAGGGAACGTGAACCAATCAATGCAGCTGAAGCCGTACCAGCTGGTGGGGCTGAACTGGCTGGCTCTTCTCCACTCCCAGGGAACCAACGGGATTCTGGCTGATGAAATG GGTCTTGGTAAGACTGCCCAGGCCATCTCCTTCCTCGCGTACCTGCTAGAGCAGGGTGACGACGGACCCCATCTCATCATTGTGCCATCCTCCACACTAGACAACTGGGTACGGGAACTGGCACAATGGTGCCCTGATCTCAAG GTGCTGATTTACTACGGTAGCCAGATGGACAGACAGGCCATGAGAGATGACATCCTGGAGGGAGTGGAGGACTTCCATGTTCTCGTCACAAC GTACCAGTGCTGTGTCGGCTCGGCCACTGACAGAACCTTGTTCAATAAGAAAGTGGCCTTTCACTACGCCATCCTGGACGAGGGACACATGCTGAAGAACATGCAGACTCAACGCTACCAACAACTCCTCAGGATTAGG AGTGAGAGAAGACTGCTGTTGACAGGAACTCCCATCCAGAACAACCTGCTGGAGTTGATGTCACTCCTGAACTTCATCATGCCTGACATGTTCAGCGCACGGACCACAGAGCTCCGAAGGATGTTTGCTTCAGTCTCG AAAGGGAAATCAGAGAGTAAGTTCCAGAGGGAGAGAATCGAGCACGCGAAGCGTATCATGCAGCCGTTCGTCCTGCGGAGGTTGAAGCGAGACGTGCTGACTCAGCTGCCCAAGAAACACGAGCAAGTGGAGCACTGCCCCATGACGGACAAACAAGTGGAACTGTACGCTGATCTTAAG GCAAAGTTGTCTCGATCCTTGAAGACAGAGGATGGGTCGTCGACCTTCAGTGGTGCCATGATGCAGCTGAGGAAGATGGCCAATCATCCCCTCCTCCACAGAACATACTACACACTGGACACACTCAGGGACATGTCTAAACTCATGCTCAag GAGCCGACTCACCATGATGCTAATGCTGACCTGATATTTGAAGACATGGAAGTCATGTCAGACTTTGAGTTAAACAACCTGTGCAAGATGTATGCG AGTCTGAATGAGTACACCCTGCCACCTGACCTGCTGCTGGACTCAGGAAAGTTCCGCTTGCTGGACCGGCTGCTGCCCGAGATGGCGGAGCGTGGTGACCGCGTGCTGCTGTTCAGCCAGCTGACCATGATGCTGGACATCGTGGAGCCGTACCTGAAGCGGCGCAAGTACAAATATGTACGGCTGGATGGACAGACGCCAGTCACTGAAAG